From the genome of Neomonachus schauinslandi chromosome 5, ASM220157v2, whole genome shotgun sequence, one region includes:
- the CDC42EP1 gene encoding cdc42 effector protein 1: MPGPQGAGGAPAMSLGKLSPVGWVSSSQSKRRLTADMISPPLGDFRHTMHVGRGGDVFGDTSFLSNHGGSSGSTHRSPRSFLAKKLQQVRRVGAPPRRLASPPAPSPAPPAVSPIIKNAISLPQLNQAAYDSLVVGKFTFDRSPANSTDGRSSYGVDSGFCTISRLPRQEKPRDRDHGSTFPSESGLRRSDSLLSFRLDLDLGPSLLSELLGVMSLSEASAAETPALATSPPAPASRPPALATSPPAHAASPLAPAASPPAPASSPQPRGYCPNGVTAGLGPVAEVRASPVEEYPRAPADVAPGRHRGAGWGDDQGSRRYTGIDAWSQELGGVLPQARASWESLDEEWGAPQAGSRAPVPSTVQANTFEFADAEEDDEVKV, from the exons ATGCCGGGCCCCCAGGGGGCTGGAGGAGCCCCTGCCATGAGCCTGGGCAAGCTCTCGCCCGTGGGCTGGGTGTCCAGCTCGCAGAGCAAAAGGCGGCTGACGGCAGACATGATCAGCCCCCCGCTAGGGGACTTCCGCCACACCATGCACGTGGGCCGTGGTGGGGATGTCTTCGGCGACACCTCCTTCCTCAGCAACCATGGCGGCAGCTCTGGGAGCACTCACCGCTCACCCCGAAGCTTTCTGGCCAAGAAGCTACAGCAGGTGCGGAGGGTAGGGGCGCCGCCGCGGCGGCTGGCCTCCCCGCCCGCACCCTCCCCTGCTCCGCCTGCAGTCTCCCCGATCATCAAGAATGccatctccctgccccagctcaACCAGGCTGCCTACGACAGCCTCGTGGTGGGCAAATTCACCTTTGACCGCAGCCCTGCCAACTCCACGGACGGCCGCTCCAGTTACG GCGTGGACTCTGGGTTCTGCACTATCTCCCGCCTGCCTCGCCAGGAAAAGCCTCGTGACCGAGACCATGGTAGTACCTTCCCCTCTGAGTCCGGCCTTCGCCGCTCTGACTCCCTTCTGTCCTTCCGCCTGGACCTCGACCTTGGGCCATCGCTCCTCAGTGAGCTGCTGGGGGTCATGAGCCTTTCAGAAGCCTCTGCCGCTGAAACCCCAGCCCTTGCCAcaagccccccagcccctgcctcaaGACCCCCGGCCCTTGCCACAAGCCCCCCAGCCCATGCTGCAAGCCCCCTGGCCCCTGCTGCAAGCCCCCCGGCCCCTGCCTCAAGCCCCCAACCCCGTGGATACTGCCCCAATGGGGTAACCGCTGGGTTGGGCCCAGTGGCTGAGGTGAGGGCCAGCCCAGTGGAAGAGTATCCCCGTGCACCTGCTGACGTGGCCCCTGGCAGGCACCGGGGAGCAGGCTGGGGGGACGACCAGGGCAGCCGCCGCTACACTGGGATAGATGCCtggagccaggagctggggggggtGCTGCCCCAGGCTCGGGCTTCTTGGGAGAGCCTGGATGAAGAGTGGGGTGCACCCCAGGCAGGCAGCAGGGCccctgtgcccagcacagtgcaAGCAAACACCTTCGAGTTTGCTGATGCTGAGGAGGACGATGAAGTCAAAGTGTGA